In the genome of Pongo pygmaeus isolate AG05252 chromosome 9, NHGRI_mPonPyg2-v2.0_pri, whole genome shotgun sequence, one region contains:
- the EXPH5 gene encoding exophilin-5 isoform X1, with amino-acid sequence MTKVPPGFDFSFLNDEEARKILQVLERNEELRRAEKDRISKLQKTKRDIRWLQGVTGEWFEEIQRKKFCNETDVSQMLKQPLTYRLRKEMAKNDPIELPTSRSKNVTNQKKPTPFSSRMSFRSSFASLFSFRKSGKETSKLPSLGQKGCDGHAGPPMPVRGAAVQAKIYNSSLENQLVDSTFVPKPAVMREDSGMPPPWDASLLENEFFQVLDDLDSTLAQEQSASSVNTRTPLNYGSRTQFSHFYSSGNRHGNITERHKKHYNETSNMSIYDILRPGTPREGFKTFSPRTRTIYDMYRTREPRVFKEDYVQKNTFGSTSLCFDSRQRSALPATGHFTARSLHFPATTQSKNGFIPPRHQQSPKRTPLSSIIWNRSDSSRDRENQKEFLRAPSPMEIDPADKYVYPRGFQENKRYESYHSQNVYQHVSLNAPMENAMSPDTFENSENMPFSHQSNTFARSFFSNTFGRSGEQRRFGQGPFWGQEKGHSFWSDFHRSRKSFSSSDRDFEMISMEANSVSAIHGHNVSSEHWESFSSGYGTDVSRGQEEPHPWQFDFQTSTLDSMVVSHGNETQLTPHFGTPNVCSMTGSSYHIKSSELVSQQDSSPVEVHINKEASSFGIAHTVASSFKTSFSQISDDRRNPQSPNLQNPTVTLQKSFPNNPVSHPMRSHTEVTVTNSNSIDSLPLAKSQPNILVTEVNNEKDLNESISEEDKQLSKMDQTNKAGEIPQPVSQTGISNSLPDFQNPLSQDSAKSNGFGFNASTTISSKKSPRVFSRKDTSKIYIPHKDKSNDIKQDKRFTENRKLGSTASLPFIQEHRTPPSFPRTDQGCHQELTVNDEDISRIITNNHWSSAPTDTQNAQSPEKPVILDTEGEQCATIHSTNCGKLTPGHKTSCDSLDLSSAALPDSSPSKNSSLDAPVVPSTTVFSRRSPSDKDPSLGEREEKDNAGKNEKNQFIVSHSENQERNDSHVPTHDEVVDVKCHSHSPFRNERGKGKIRHRISCIEKLSKTESISVPTSDHRSLIEASQSNSKVSELDTIYCTLPRKSSSFLIHGRQSGSKIMVASLRNGPPPFQIKNNVEDAMGNYTLNKVSPSSPESANECSKVVSDSALGAPEATERMTNVKSSGSTSVRKGPLPFLINRAMSCPSGEPHASTGREGRKKPLTSGTDASELTTRASERIISPVESDSSVRNCSLTKRQHQKENFQEYTEKEGKMAASRRSVFALSNEDPLPFCSDLSGKERGKTLHKVKTTSTFSVSGDEDNVKCLEVVSIYYTLPRKPSKKFCNLFQQYTQNTNLLMESPQVETETFPNGLEKDEQNYSTREQSGTPSCENLKMSVNSDQTLTTENMTAFRFSNRQPLAPTLQEMASVEAAISLPEEESKAREIFSDNLAKTPLGNSENKKERGKKLQSETLHTLLMLQRKKVSEEKSENCQQSINSSNSGPSSLPALSEVNIGNSQTRRSSWECTGSGRTIPFTGSGKCPQKDHTSTAVGDGSSGSQPREGRGDIGTNCQKMTNKTLSHSESQVFALTPALHKLQLGEESQSDEPNLESLQSEPRELPPRSQEANMTESRKAEDEMQKSAWDQPSLPEGNKNKTNLGDLIKGENRSSVKHRLAPMSKASRKFPAKDVSPRRHVATIFPQSGSRSGFDHLSLGTVECNPLFPEATPKSAESIGESRLSEDGKHVKKSENLLPITVLPNREPSTHVSNQKSNSFSQRHQNEFKNVSESPSKHENSKDITAAQNLERESGAPSPITFTSLREAEFSDNQGRLSPPFPLEPAQKSRVSIPLAGFLQQQRSASSLEWEPEPHLYRSKSLKSINVHGDLLRKSHPPKVRERHFSESTSIDNAPSRLTLGNEFSVNNGYSRRFRSFSELPFCDGNESWAYRSGTKTGPRSATSVYRPIDYGIFGKEQQLAFLENVKRSLTQGRLWKPSFLKNPGFLKDDLRNPPNPSESLSSNSPSSQVPEDGLSPSEPLNIYEDDPVDSDCDTDTTTDDEYYLDENDKESEL; translated from the exons ATGCGACGGCCACGCAGGACCTCCTATGCCTGTGAGGGGAGCTGCTGTG CAGGCAAAAATATACAATTCGTCTCTGGAAAATCAACTAGTTGACAGTACATTTGTCCCAAAGCCAGCAGTCATGAGGGAAGACAGTGGCATGCCTCCGCCGTGGGACGCTTCGCTGCTGGAGAATGAGTTTTTCCAAG TTTTAGATGACTTGGATAGCACATTGGCTCAGGAACAGTCTGCAAGCTCAGTGAATACCAGAACACCCCTCAACTATGGATCAAGAACACAGTTCAGTCACTTTTATTCCAGTGGTAACAGACATGGTAATATCACAGAAAGGCACAAAAAACACTATAATGAAACTTCCAATATGTCTATCTATGACATCCTAAGACCAGGAACTCCTAGGGAAGGTTTTAAAACCTTTTCTCCTAGGACAAGGACAATTTATGATATGTATAGGACAAGGGAGCCCAGAGTCTTTAAGGAAGATTATGTGCAAAAGAATACTTTTGGTAGTACTTCGCTGTGTTTTGACAGCAGGCAACGGTCGGCCTTACCAGCCACAGGGCATTTCACAGCAAGAAGCTTACATTTTCCAGCCACAACTCAGAGCAAGAATGGGTTTATACCACCAAGGCACCAGCAGAGTCCGAAGAGAACTCCTTTATCATCCATCATATGGAACAGATCAGATTCCTCTAGAGACAGGGAGAACCAGAAAGAGTTCCTGAGGGCACCATCACCAATGGAAATTGACCCTGCTGACAAGTATGTGTATCCCAGGGGTTTTCAGGAGAATAAGAGATATGAATCGTACCATTCACAGAATGTTTACCAACATGTTAGTTTAAATGCTCCCATGGAGAATGCAATGAGTCCTGACACTTTTGAGAACTCAGAGAATATGCCATTCTCCCATCAAAGCAACACATTTGCCAGATCTTTCTTCAGCAATACCTTTGGACGAAGCGGAGAACAGAGGAGATTTGGACAAGGTCCTTTTTGGGGCCAAGAGAAAGGACATTCTTTCTGGTCTGACTTTCATCGAAGCAGGAAATCATTCAGTTCTTCTGACAGAGACTTTGAAATGATTTCCATGGAGGCAAATAGTGTATCAGCCATTCATGGCCATAATGTTTCTTCTGAACACTGGGAATCATTTTCTTCTGGTTATGGAACAGATGTTTCCAGAGGCCAAGAAGAGCCACATCCCTGGCAGTTTGATTTTCAGACATCCACACTGGATAGCATGGTGGTATCACATGGTAATGAGACCCAGTTGACTCCTCATTTTGGCACACCAAATGTTTGCTCCATGACTGGTTCAAGCTATCACATCAAATCTAGTGAGTTGGTAAGTCAACAGGACAGTTCTCCTGTAGAAGTACATATAAACAAAGAAGCTTCCTCATTTGGAATTGCTCATACTGTAGCATCCTCATTCAAAACTTCCTTTTCCCAGATTTCTGATGACAGAAGGAATCCTCAGAGTCCCAACTTGCAGAATCCCACAGTCACTTTGCAGAAAAGTTTTCCAAATAATCCTGTCTCTCATCCAATGAGAAGCCATACAGAAGTCACTGTGACCAACAGCAATTCAATTGACTCTCTGCCTCTTGCCAAAAGCCAGCCCAATATCTTGGTCACAGAAGTGAATAATGAGAAAGACTTAAATGAATCTATTTCAGAAGAAGACAAACAGCTAAGCAAGATGGACCAGACAAACAAGGCAGGTGAAATACCCCAACCTGTTTCACAGACAGGGATCTCAAACTCTTTACCTGATTTTCAAAATCCCTTATCCCAGGACTCAGCCAAGAGCAACGGGTTTGGTTTTAATGCATCTACCACAATAAGTTCAAAAAAGTCACCCAGAGTCTTTTCCAGGAAAGAtacctccaaaatatatataccaCACAAAGATAAATCCAATGACATTAAACAAGATAAGAGGTTTACTGAAAACAGAAAACTTGGCTCAACGGCTTCCCTTCCTTTCATTCAGGAACACAGAACACCACCATCTTTCCCCAGGACAGACCAAGGTTGTCACCAGGAATTAACTGTAAATGATGAAGATATTTCAAGAATTATTACAAATAACCACTGGAGCTCTGCACCGACTGATACTCAAAATGCACAATCTCCAGAAAAGCCTGTTATTTTAGATACTGAGGGAGAGCAGTGTGCCACAATTCATTCTACCAACTGTGGCAAGTTGACTCCTGGCCACAAGACCTCGTGTGATTCTTTAGATCTGTCATCAGCTGCACTACCAGATTCCTCACCATCAAAGAATTCTTCCCTTGATGCTCCTGTGGTTCCATCTACTACAGTGTTCTCCAGGAGAAGTCCTTCAGATAAAGATCCATCgctaggagaaagagaagaaaaagacaatgcTGGGAAGAACGAAAAGAATCAGTTTATTGTAAGCCACTCAGAAAACCAAGAGAGAAATGATAGTCATGTGCCTACACATGATGAAGTGGTTGATGTCAAATGCCATTCACACTCTCCTTTtaggaatgaaagaggaaaaggaaaaataaggcaTCGTATATCCTGTATTGAAAAGTTAAGCAAAACAGAAAGTATATCAGTACCCACCAGTGATCACAGGAGCCTCATTGAAGCAAGTCAAAGCAATTCCAAAGTTTCTGAGCTTGACACAATTTATTGTACCTTGCCAAGAAAATCAAGCAGTTTTCTCATACATGGCAGGCAGTCAGGAAGTAAAATAATGGTTGCGTCATTGAGGAATGGGCCACCTCCCTTCCAAATCAAAAATAATGTGGAAGATGCAATGGGGAACTATACATTAAACAAAGTTAGTCCCAGTTCTCCTGAGTCAGCGAATGAATGTTCCAAAGTTGTTTCAGACTCAGCCCTGGGAGCACCTGAAGCCACAGAGAGAATGACAAATGTAAAAAGCAGTGGATCTACTTCCGTTAGAAAAGGACCACTTCCATTCCTCATCAACAGGGCTATGTCATGTCCCTCAGGGGAGCCACATGCCTCAactggaagagaaggaagaaaaaagccaTTGACCTCAGGCACGGATGCTTCTGAGCTAACAACAAGGGCTTCAGAGAGAATCATTAGCCCTGTGGAAAGTGACTCATCTGTTAGAAATTGTTCTTTAACCAAAAGACAACACCAAAAGGAAAACTTCCAAGAATACACTGAGAAAGAGGGTAAAATGGCTGCCTCCAGGAGAAGTGTATTTGCTCTTTCAAATGAAGACCCTTTACCTTTTTGCTCAGACTTGTCAGGAAAAGAACGTGGGAAAACATTACATAAAGTTAAGACGACTAGTACGTTTTCCGTTTCTGGTGATGAAGATAATGTAAAATGTCTGGAGGTGGTCTCAATATATTACACTCTACCGAGGAAACCCAGCAAAAAATTCTGTAACCTCTTTCAACAGTATACACAAAATACTAATTTACTTATGGAATCACCTCAAGTGGAGACTGAAACATTTCCTAATGGTTTAGAAAAAGACGAACAGAATTATTCTACACGAGAGCAGTCAGGAACACCTTCATGTGAAAATCTAAAGATGTCCGTCAACTCTGATCAGACGCTCACCACTGAAAATATGACTGCCTTCCGATTTTCAAATAGGCAGCCCCTAGCGCCTACATTACAGGAAATGGCTTCTGTTGAGGCAGCTATTTCTCTTCCTGAAGAGGAATCTAAAGCTAGAGAGATTTTTTCAGATAATTTAGCTAAAACACCTCTAGGTAATTcagaaaacaagaaggaaagaggCAAAAAGTTGCAAAGTGAAACCCTGCATACTTTATTGATGCTTCAGAGAAAAAAGGTATCcgaagaaaaatctgaaaattgtCAACAATCCATTAATTCAAGTAACAGTGGTCCCTCTAGTCTTCCAGCTCTTTCAGAAGTTAATATTGGAAATTCCCAAACCAGAAGAAGTTCTTGGGAGTGTACAGGGAGTGGTAGAACCATTCCATTTACTGGAAGTGGGAAGTGTCCTCAGAAAGATCACACATCCACAGCTGTAGGTGATGGCTCCAGTGGATCACAGCCTAGGGAAGGCAGAGGGGACATTGGAACCAATTGCCAAAAAATGACTAATAAAACACTTTCTCACTCAGAGAGTCAAGTCTTTGCCCTTACTCCAGCATTGCATAAACTACAGCTTGGTGAGGAGTCTCAGTCAGATGAACCAAACTTAGAGAGTCTGCAGTCTGAACCAAGAGAATTACCTCCAAGAAGTCAGGAGGCAAATATGACAGAGAGCAGGAAGGCTGAAGATGAAATGCAGAAGTCAGCTTGGGATCAACCTTCACTTcctgaaggaaacaaaaataaaaccaacttgGGTGACCTAATAAAGGGGGAAAATAGATCTTCAGTTAAACACAGATTGGCACCCATGTCTAAAGCCAGCAGAAAATTCCCAGCTAAAGATGTAAGCCCCAGAAGACACGTAGCTACTATCTTCCCCCAAAGTGGAAGCAGATCTGGCTTTGACCATTTATCTCTTGGCACAGTGGAGTGCAACCCACTGTTCCCTGAGGCTACTCCAAAATCTGCAGAGTCCATTGGCGAAAGCAGGTTGAGTGAGGATGGAAAGCATGTGAAGAAATCCGAGAACCTTCTCCCCATTACTGTACTACCCAACAGAGAACCTTCTACACACGTCAGCAACCAGAAGTCTAACAGCTTTTCACAACGACATCAGAATGAGTTTAAAAATGTCTCAGAATCACCATCAAAGCATGAGAATTCTAAAGACATCACAGCAGCTCAGAATTTAGAAAGAGAATCAGGAGCCCCATCCCCCATCACATTCACCAGCCTCAGGGAAGCAGAATTCTCTGACAATCAGGGGAGGCTGAGCCCTCCTTTTCCACTGGAGCCTGCACAGAAATCTAGAGTAAGCATTCCACTGGCCGGTTTTCTGCAGCAACAAAGGAGTGCTTCATCTCTGGAGTGGGAACCTGAGCCACACCTCTATCGTTCAAAGAGTTTAAAAAGCATTAATGTTCATGGCGATCTACTACGAAAAAGCCATCCTCCAAAAGTCAGGGAGCGCCATTTTTCTGAAAGCACTTCTATTGACAATGCCCCGAGTCGACTGACCCTTGGGAATGAATTCTCTGTCAACAATGGGTACAGTCGAAGATTCAGATCTTTTTCTGAACTCCCCTTCTGCGATGGAAATGAAAGTTGGGCTTATCGCAGCGGGACAAAAACAGGTCCCAGGTCTGCAACATCTGTATACAGACCTATCGACTATGGGATCTTTGGGAAAGAACAACAGTTAGCTTTCTTAGAAAATGTAAAGAGGTCACTTACACAAGGAAGATTATGGAAACCAAGTTTTCTTAAGAACCCTGGCTTCCTAAAAGATGATTTGAGGAACCCTCCCAACCCCTCAGAGTCATTAAGCTCAAATTCTCCCAGTAGTCAGGTGCCAGAAGATGGCTTATCTCCAAGTGAACCGCTTAATATCTATGAGGATGACCCAGTGGACTCAGATTGTGACACAGACACAACCACAGATGATGAATACTACCTGGATGAAAATGACAAAGAGTCAGAACTCTGA